In uncultured Desulfobacter sp., one DNA window encodes the following:
- a CDS encoding polysaccharide biosynthesis/export family protein, translating to MKLLKGLVIGCLFLACWAMTAGAGEYRIGAGDALDISVWKNADLTRQRVVLPDGTIQMPLLGQVMVEGKTVVELEKELTEKLIHFISNPVLSVSLLQVNSMVVYVIGKVNHPGRFAIHKNVDVLQALSVAGGLTPFAKEKEIGIFRKIDGQTKILNFNYDEVSEGENLDQNIMLQRDDVIVVR from the coding sequence ATGAAATTATTAAAAGGTTTGGTTATAGGGTGCTTGTTCCTTGCTTGCTGGGCAATGACAGCCGGTGCCGGGGAGTACCGCATCGGTGCCGGAGATGCATTGGACATCAGTGTATGGAAAAATGCCGATCTTACAAGGCAGCGGGTAGTCCTGCCCGACGGGACCATACAGATGCCCCTGCTGGGCCAGGTCATGGTAGAAGGAAAAACTGTTGTGGAACTGGAAAAGGAGTTAACCGAAAAGCTGATTCATTTTATCTCCAACCCGGTTTTGTCTGTGAGTCTGCTCCAGGTGAACAGCATGGTGGTTTATGTCATTGGCAAAGTAAATCATCCTGGCCGGTTTGCCATCCATAAAAATGTTGACGTGCTTCAGGCCTTGTCTGTGGCCGGAGGTTTGACGCCCTTTGCCAAAGAAAAGGAGATCGGCATTTTTAGGAAAATCGACGGACAGACTAAAATTTTGAATTTTAATTATGACGAGGTCTCTGAAGGAGAAAATTTGGATCAGAATATCATGCTTCAACGGGATGATGTGATCGTGGTCCGATAG
- a CDS encoding MraY family glycosyltransferase codes for MRQTTQSADAKLYDMYLFSTFILSLFLTIGLVPIFKRMAFSMHLVDEPDDRKIHVLPMPRSGGISMAIGAFLPVLIWVPMDNMIRAVHLGCAIIVAFGVLDDVKNLKYWQKLCAQVTGALVVMIYGGVQIRCIGGLLPTVVSLPLTLLFIVGVTNAVNLADGLDGLAGGLALLSFVSIGFLAYQCANTYLALMCIAVSGAILGFLRYNTHPAVVFMGDAGSQMLGFLCVVFTLMLTQANTPYSEITPLFLIGFPIIDTLTVMGERMAKGGSPFKPDKNHFHHRLMKLGLFHSESVVLIYLLQSMFLCCAFLLRFYSNLLNLLVFIGLACGIVFWFYLSQKTRFKFRNGNESILGARSFLARLGGEHLSIRMFFALLKWVFCLVFMAQCLIPQEIPVYISVFSAGAIIAIFYSRFRASIHTKMVLRTSLYCITPFLMYESILYPALWVTHQVMMVHYGALVLLILAVIGTLNLTRRENGFKFNPQDFLIFLVIIVFSALPSSHLNIPELRTVVAGVLILFFSGDVLLGELRKDNTFLDNILIACLSIVMVRGFL; via the coding sequence TTGAGACAAACTACCCAGAGTGCCGATGCTAAGCTGTACGATATGTATTTATTCTCAACATTTATTCTTTCATTGTTCCTAACCATTGGCTTGGTGCCGATATTTAAACGGATGGCCTTTAGCATGCATCTGGTGGATGAGCCTGATGATAGAAAGATCCATGTGCTGCCCATGCCCAGAAGTGGTGGGATCTCCATGGCCATCGGGGCTTTTTTGCCGGTATTGATTTGGGTGCCCATGGATAATATGATCCGGGCGGTTCATCTGGGCTGCGCCATCATTGTGGCCTTCGGGGTTCTGGATGATGTTAAAAATCTAAAATATTGGCAAAAGCTATGTGCCCAGGTGACCGGCGCCCTTGTGGTGATGATTTACGGCGGGGTGCAGATCCGATGTATAGGGGGGCTCTTGCCAACAGTGGTTTCCCTGCCTTTGACCCTGCTCTTTATTGTTGGGGTGACCAATGCCGTTAACCTGGCCGATGGGTTGGACGGGTTGGCCGGCGGATTGGCCCTGCTCAGTTTTGTTTCGATTGGATTTTTAGCCTACCAATGTGCAAATACATACCTTGCGCTGATGTGTATTGCCGTATCTGGTGCTATACTTGGTTTTTTGCGCTACAATACACATCCGGCCGTTGTATTTATGGGGGATGCAGGGAGTCAAATGCTGGGTTTTTTATGCGTGGTTTTTACTTTGATGCTGACCCAGGCCAATACCCCTTACAGTGAGATTACCCCGTTGTTTTTGATCGGTTTTCCTATTATTGATACCCTTACCGTGATGGGCGAGCGGATGGCCAAGGGCGGGTCTCCGTTTAAGCCGGATAAAAACCATTTCCACCATCGCCTGATGAAACTGGGCCTGTTTCATTCCGAGTCCGTGGTACTGATCTACCTGCTCCAGTCGATGTTTTTATGTTGCGCATTTCTGCTTCGGTTTTATTCCAATCTTTTAAATCTACTGGTGTTTATCGGGTTGGCCTGCGGGATTGTTTTTTGGTTTTACCTGTCCCAAAAGACCCGGTTTAAATTCAGAAACGGTAACGAAAGCATTTTGGGCGCCCGCAGTTTTTTGGCCCGTCTGGGCGGAGAGCACTTGTCTATACGAATGTTTTTTGCTTTACTTAAGTGGGTGTTCTGTCTGGTGTTCATGGCCCAGTGTTTGATTCCCCAAGAGATTCCAGTCTATATAAGCGTTTTTTCTGCCGGGGCTATTATTGCCATTTTTTATTCCCGTTTCCGGGCATCAATACACACAAAAATGGTGCTTAGAACTTCTTTGTATTGTATTACGCCTTTTTTAATGTATGAATCCATTCTTTATCCCGCCCTTTGGGTGACCCATCAGGTCATGATGGTCCATTACGGGGCTCTGGTGTTACTGATTCTGGCTGTGATTGGGACATTGAATCTGACCAGGCGGGAAAATGGATTTAAGTTTAATCCCCAGGACTTTTTGATTTTTCTGGTGATCATTGTTTTTTCAGCCTTGCCCAGTTCTCACTTGAATATTCCGGAATTAAGAACTGTAGTGGCAGGGGTCCTGATTCTGTTTTTCAGTGGTGATGTCCTGCTTGGCGAATTAAGAAAAGACAATACCTTTTTAGATAATATTTTGATTGCCTGTTTGTCCATTGTTATGGTAAGAGGGTTTCTTTAG
- a CDS encoding tetratricopeptide repeat protein: MKSIKPFLVRAMVLVLLILVAACGSPDEKKMAFFEKGKKLLESGDVVTARLEFKNAIQIDPDFAQAYHYLGKAELRSKNPKAAFGALAKAVKLDPENTAARLDLGRLFLAANALDQAEEQMDVILKNAPDHEDAILLKAGIYLKKKDPKAAFALLEKLEGKPDLPPGFYLVKASGLEMEKKDQEVASVLAQGQAAHPKSMVLILARIRYFGKHGNATAMEAELVKALDMVPGDLNLSMNLAWVYLQTGQQEKADTILDQVIAQNPEDQKRVFAVAALRLKANQIDKSAALIKQGMKVHPEIYQYTALLSEIYLKKKQLEQASQVLEDYIALADKAPEPDRVKARINIAKLDIILRRADQAESQVDQVLEIDPKNIDAQYLKGRLALARRDGDEAVSRFRAVTEAHPDHLAAYIGLANAYALGKNYDLALDILKKALKRAPNSAKILKGMVRVNILKKDTQAAEENLKQLVSLDPYNIGSIAGLGDFYLAQNRYDEAMDQYRLIQQNKKGEALGHLKMAEALSRTDQVDLAIEELKAGAEKTKDSSVFITSLGKLYLRQGQKEEAVEKFKEALAMDPDNKLAWLTLAGIYERDLEYEKAIALYRDFLSRHKDAWLAANNMAFLLGKTRTSKADLDEALKYARMALELNPDSGLVLDTLGWVNYKAGDLEQAEKNIAKAIEKLPDNLEIQYHYAQVCHDLGNTKEAAAHLKQALAGKRNFPWRQQAQALYEKFYQ; this comes from the coding sequence ATGAAATCAATCAAACCGTTTCTAGTCAGGGCAATGGTTCTGGTCTTATTGATTCTTGTAGCGGCCTGTGGTTCCCCGGATGAAAAGAAAATGGCTTTTTTTGAAAAAGGGAAAAAGTTGTTAGAGTCCGGGGATGTTGTAACAGCTCGCCTGGAGTTTAAAAATGCCATCCAGATTGATCCGGATTTTGCACAGGCCTACCATTATCTTGGAAAGGCTGAGCTGCGCAGCAAAAATCCCAAGGCTGCTTTTGGTGCCTTGGCTAAGGCTGTGAAGCTGGATCCGGAAAATACCGCAGCTCGCCTTGATTTAGGCCGGTTGTTTTTAGCGGCCAATGCGTTGGACCAGGCTGAAGAGCAGATGGATGTGATTTTGAAAAATGCGCCGGACCATGAGGACGCTATCCTGTTGAAGGCCGGTATTTATTTGAAAAAAAAGGATCCCAAGGCCGCCTTTGCTCTACTTGAGAAATTAGAAGGCAAACCGGATCTCCCCCCGGGCTTTTACCTGGTTAAGGCCAGCGGTCTGGAGATGGAGAAAAAAGATCAGGAAGTGGCCAGCGTTTTGGCCCAGGGGCAGGCTGCCCACCCTAAATCCATGGTTCTGATCCTGGCCAGGATCAGGTATTTTGGAAAACATGGCAATGCTACGGCCATGGAAGCAGAGCTTGTAAAAGCCTTGGATATGGTCCCGGGCGACCTGAATCTAAGCATGAACCTGGCCTGGGTTTATTTGCAAACCGGGCAGCAGGAAAAAGCTGACACTATTCTTGACCAAGTCATAGCACAGAATCCAGAGGACCAAAAGCGGGTGTTTGCTGTTGCGGCCCTGCGGTTAAAGGCTAATCAGATTGACAAAAGTGCCGCCTTGATCAAGCAAGGCATGAAAGTGCATCCGGAAATATATCAGTATACTGCTCTGCTCAGCGAGATTTATTTAAAAAAGAAACAGCTTGAACAGGCCTCCCAAGTGTTGGAAGATTATATTGCTTTGGCGGATAAGGCACCGGAGCCGGACAGGGTTAAGGCCCGCATCAACATAGCCAAGCTTGATATTATCCTGCGCAGGGCAGATCAGGCCGAATCCCAGGTGGATCAGGTATTGGAGATTGATCCCAAAAATATTGATGCCCAGTACCTCAAGGGGCGCCTTGCTCTGGCCCGGAGGGACGGAGATGAGGCCGTGTCCCGGTTCCGGGCTGTAACAGAGGCTCATCCCGACCATCTGGCGGCGTATATCGGCCTGGCTAACGCCTATGCGCTTGGTAAAAATTATGACCTGGCCTTAGATATTTTGAAAAAAGCCTTAAAGCGGGCTCCCAACTCCGCCAAAATTCTTAAAGGAATGGTCCGGGTAAATATATTAAAAAAAGATACCCAGGCGGCCGAAGAAAACCTAAAGCAACTTGTGAGTCTGGATCCTTACAATATCGGGTCCATTGCCGGACTTGGCGATTTTTATCTGGCCCAGAATCGGTATGATGAGGCCATGGACCAGTATCGACTGATCCAGCAGAATAAAAAAGGGGAGGCCTTGGGACACCTTAAGATGGCAGAAGCGTTGTCCCGAACCGACCAGGTGGACCTGGCCATTGAAGAGCTTAAGGCCGGCGCGGAAAAAACAAAAGATTCTTCCGTTTTTATCACGTCCTTGGGTAAATTGTACCTGAGACAGGGCCAGAAAGAGGAGGCTGTTGAAAAGTTTAAAGAGGCCCTTGCAATGGATCCAGACAATAAGTTAGCCTGGCTGACACTGGCTGGAATTTATGAACGGGATCTGGAATATGAAAAAGCCATTGCGCTTTACCGGGATTTTCTTTCTCGGCATAAGGATGCATGGTTGGCTGCCAACAATATGGCCTTTTTGCTGGGGAAAACCCGAACGTCAAAGGCGGACCTGGATGAGGCCCTGAAATATGCCAGGATGGCTTTAGAACTGAATCCCGACTCCGGCCTGGTTTTGGATACCCTGGGATGGGTTAATTACAAAGCCGGTGATTTGGAACAAGCGGAAAAGAATATCGCCAAGGCAATAGAAAAGCTGCCGGATAATCTGGAAATCCAATACCACTATGCGCAGGTTTGCCACGATCTGGGGAATACCAAGGAGGCTGCAGCCCACTTGAAACAGGCACTGGCCGGTAAAAGGAATTTTCCATGGCGGCAGCAGGCACAGGCTTTGTATGAAAAATTTTATCAGTAA
- a CDS encoding outer membrane beta-barrel protein, with amino-acid sequence MKKCLALIIMLVFWSCAASADPDTITPFISLNQQYSDNILFVDDQPEADWITAVEGGLTLKRKTERLDTSLTGRLKQRWYADNSELDALDRSASGGIDYRLNERFSLGGTADYSKDSTRDRDTDTTGLKISGDREKFGFSVSSNYFVSEKTKAGLEVRYGNTQEDEDDEQEDNDLFSVTVSLSKNLSETFKNTTGLLNLSYFRYTADIDHQYPDQLINGLLVGRDTLQEYTSDTFQFSAGFSRQMTEIVDIFCLAGASFSQTDEKTNTRYVHTQTGTVISSGSVEDENGGVWGGVISTGVNYNGLKSTMGLALSQDMRGASGTNGVVQRTSLSGKVRHRITEDLTLSLRASCYLNENERTNQDDTDDLTFNVQPGFRYRFTQTLFLTGYYRYTHLDDRIEDTQTERNLFSLTLKKEF; translated from the coding sequence ATGAAAAAATGCCTGGCCCTGATTATTATGCTGGTTTTTTGGTCCTGCGCTGCCTCGGCTGATCCAGATACCATTACGCCTTTTATTTCCCTAAATCAGCAGTATTCGGACAATATTCTTTTTGTTGACGATCAGCCGGAGGCAGACTGGATCACGGCAGTTGAGGGGGGACTGACCCTGAAGCGGAAAACAGAGCGTCTGGACACGTCGCTTACAGGTAGGTTGAAGCAACGCTGGTATGCCGATAACAGCGAGCTTGATGCTCTGGACAGATCTGCGTCGGGCGGTATAGATTATCGCTTGAACGAACGGTTTTCCCTGGGAGGGACTGCCGATTATTCAAAGGACTCCACGCGAGACCGTGACACGGATACCACGGGGCTTAAGATTTCCGGCGACCGGGAAAAATTTGGCTTTTCGGTCTCTTCGAATTATTTTGTTTCGGAAAAAACAAAGGCCGGCCTTGAGGTTCGATACGGGAACACGCAGGAAGATGAGGACGATGAACAGGAAGATAATGATTTATTCTCTGTAACCGTGTCCCTTTCAAAAAATTTGTCTGAAACTTTTAAGAATACCACCGGGCTTTTGAACCTGAGTTATTTCAGGTATACGGCCGATATTGATCACCAATACCCTGATCAGCTGATCAACGGTCTGCTGGTCGGCCGGGATACATTGCAGGAGTATACCTCGGATACGTTTCAGTTTTCGGCTGGATTTTCTCGCCAGATGACCGAAATCGTTGATATCTTCTGTCTGGCTGGAGCCAGTTTTAGCCAGACCGACGAGAAAACAAACACAAGGTACGTTCATACACAGACCGGTACTGTGATCAGCTCAGGAAGTGTTGAAGACGAGAATGGCGGTGTCTGGGGCGGTGTAATTTCCACAGGAGTCAATTATAACGGGCTTAAATCAACCATGGGTCTGGCCTTGTCCCAGGATATGCGAGGCGCTTCCGGCACCAATGGTGTGGTCCAGCGGACCAGTCTTTCCGGCAAGGTCCGTCACCGGATCACAGAAGATCTGACATTGAGCCTGAGGGCCTCCTGTTATCTAAATGAAAATGAGCGGACAAACCAGGATGATACTGATGATCTGACCTTTAATGTCCAGCCTGGTTTCAGATACAGGTTCACACAGACCTTGTTTTTAACTGGTTATTATCGGTATACTCACCTGGATGATCGAATTGAGGATACCCAGACGGAACGGAACCTGTTCTCCCTGACACTGAAAAAAGAATTTTGA